From Candidatus Eremiobacteraceae bacterium, one genomic window encodes:
- a CDS encoding S9 family peptidase, with protein MVRRSSALALGIAIACAWVHPSAARTIDFPDLRTEVSVSTPVISPDGKSIAVVVSKADFDKDMFVNQLMLVDVATGSQRALTQGRDDVNSPAWSPTGDRIAFIAANGSGDDATDQVYVLSMNGGDPIAASASKTDVQEFVWSPDGTRIAYVAADQPPKLTGTAKYDNPFRVTDNDFLMRHVAQPAHIWTVSAAGGDDKRLTSGSWSLPQGQFASTIDWSADGKTIAFQMVPDTVSADFEKGAVALVDVATGKVRPFGANSGWSGNPVFSPDGKMLAFDVAINGTPYLQNEVEVSPVANPGAVDITQALDRNVSPLAWTPDGKGVLVTGDDNTHAALWMQPLSGGAATRIDLGDLSVGSATIAKDGGIALWGETGTRPSELYYIPPHSSDVKRLTDFNHAISSLDLGKTSTVTWTSSDGFAEDGVLTYPPSFDPAKKYPLVLMIHGGPIAASNETFDDTLGLQQIAAARGWVVFEPNYRGSDNEGDKFIQAIVGHVASGPGMDNLEGVAAVEKLGFVDRSRIGVSGWSGGGLATTWLVGHSHIWKAAVAGAAVTNWMDEYSLSDVQGLTTTLLGGSPFDPKYRAEALAESPITYARDVTTPTLVLSDTGDYRVPTPQAFEFYHALKDNGVDTRFVMAPRYGHFPSDPAGTESMFKLWIGWFEDHLK; from the coding sequence GCGTTAGCGCTCGGGATCGCGATCGCGTGTGCGTGGGTGCACCCGAGCGCCGCGCGCACGATCGACTTCCCCGATCTGCGCACCGAGGTGAGCGTGTCGACGCCGGTCATCTCGCCGGACGGCAAGTCGATCGCGGTCGTCGTGAGCAAGGCGGACTTCGACAAAGATATGTTCGTCAACCAGCTCATGCTCGTCGACGTCGCGACCGGGTCGCAGCGCGCGTTGACGCAGGGCCGCGACGACGTCAACTCGCCCGCATGGTCGCCGACCGGCGATCGGATCGCTTTCATCGCCGCGAACGGCAGCGGTGACGACGCGACCGACCAGGTCTACGTCCTGTCGATGAATGGCGGCGATCCGATAGCCGCGTCGGCGTCGAAGACCGACGTGCAAGAATTCGTCTGGAGTCCGGACGGCACGCGCATCGCATACGTCGCCGCCGATCAACCGCCGAAGCTGACCGGGACCGCGAAATACGACAACCCGTTCCGCGTCACCGACAACGACTTCCTCATGCGGCATGTCGCACAGCCGGCCCACATCTGGACCGTGTCGGCGGCAGGCGGCGACGACAAGCGGCTCACATCGGGATCGTGGAGCCTGCCACAGGGTCAATTCGCCTCGACCATCGATTGGTCGGCCGACGGCAAGACGATCGCATTCCAGATGGTGCCGGATACGGTGAGCGCCGACTTCGAAAAGGGCGCGGTCGCGCTCGTCGACGTCGCGACCGGCAAGGTTCGTCCATTCGGCGCGAACTCAGGCTGGAGCGGCAATCCGGTCTTCTCGCCTGACGGCAAGATGCTCGCATTCGACGTCGCTATCAACGGCACGCCGTATCTACAAAACGAAGTCGAGGTGTCGCCGGTCGCGAATCCCGGGGCGGTCGACATCACGCAAGCGCTCGATCGGAACGTCTCTCCCCTCGCGTGGACGCCTGACGGCAAAGGGGTGCTCGTCACGGGCGATGACAACACGCACGCGGCGCTCTGGATGCAGCCGCTGTCGGGTGGCGCTGCGACGCGCATCGATCTCGGCGATCTGAGCGTCGGCAGCGCGACGATCGCGAAGGACGGCGGCATCGCGCTCTGGGGCGAAACGGGCACGCGCCCAAGCGAGCTCTACTACATCCCGCCGCATTCGAGCGACGTGAAACGGCTGACGGACTTCAACCACGCGATCTCCAGCCTCGATCTCGGCAAGACGTCGACGGTCACGTGGACGAGTTCGGACGGCTTCGCTGAAGACGGCGTCCTCACGTACCCACCGAGCTTCGATCCGGCGAAGAAGTACCCGCTCGTCCTCATGATCCACGGCGGTCCGATCGCCGCTTCGAACGAGACGTTCGACGACACGCTCGGTCTGCAGCAGATCGCCGCGGCACGCGGCTGGGTCGTTTTCGAGCCGAACTATCGCGGCAGCGACAACGAGGGCGACAAGTTCATCCAAGCGATAGTCGGCCACGTCGCGAGCGGTCCGGGCATGGACAATCTCGAGGGCGTCGCGGCGGTCGAGAAACTCGGCTTCGTCGACAGGTCGCGCATCGGGGTCTCCGGCTGGTCCGGCGGCGGTCTCGCGACCACGTGGCTCGTCGGGCACTCGCATATATGGAAGGCAGCCGTCGCAGGCGCCGCCGTCACGAACTGGATGGACGAATACTCGCTCAGCGATGTCCAGGGACTGACGACCACGCTGCTCGGCGGGTCGCCGTTCGACCCGAAGTACCGCGCCGAGGCCTTGGCGGAATCGCCGATCACGTACGCGCGCGACGTGACGACCCCGACGCTCGTCCTCTCGGATACCGGCGACTACCGCGTGCCGACGCCGCAGGCGTTCGAGTTCTACCACGCGCTCAAGGACAACGGGGTCGACACGCGCTTCGTCATGGCGCCGCGCTACGGCCACTTCCCATCCGACCCCGCGGGCACGGAATCCATGTTCAAGCTCTGGATCGGCTGGTTCGAGGATCATCTGAAATGA